Genomic window (Tripterygium wilfordii isolate XIE 37 chromosome 11, ASM1340144v1, whole genome shotgun sequence):
GGCCTGCTACATATTTCTGAGTTGTCACATGAACCGGTATGTTGCAAATTGGTAGAGTATTGGTCTCCATCCCTCCGTCCCAAATGAGATGCATATTTTCTTTCTACTTtcttataatatattaatattatcgAAAGTGTGCACCATTCTTAGATTGGCATAATATAATTCGATAGAAATTTACATGCACTATACTTAAGCATTCTGTCTTAATCTCTGTTGCCTTCGGTAACTGTAAGTACAGAGAATATTGAGAAATAGGTGATAGCATAAACATGACGAACCGATAATTTTGCCTAACGATTTATATTTTGGTCTTCATGCTATCCATAGTTAAATTTTAGATTTTCTGTTTGACATGTCTTAAATCTAACGTGAAGTAACATGCCCATAGATGGTGGACATAGGTATTTGGTGATTCTTGGTACTTTATGATAATCTGGAACTTTGTCTTCTATAATTATGGAAACTTGATATCTGCCTTGATGGATCTACTTACTGGCAGACATTTGGTGAGTGTCTTCTTAGTCAAAGGGAAAAAGGCCAAGTGTCGTCTTGTGCCTTTTCTTGCAATCTTTGTTTCAACAAATGATCTCAGGAAAGAGTACATTCTCACATCAATATGGGCAAATGTTTAAATACCAAACCATCATATTTTGATACTTTTGGATTTATAGGGGACTGAAAGAAAGCATATACAGGGAATGCTATGTAAGGATTTAATTATCTGATACCAGTTAAAGAAGACATGGGCAGAAGAAGCTGCCAAGTGCCAGTTAACAGATTACGATTCGTTAAAAAATGGTGCTTTAATTTTTCTGAGCTTTGAGCGTCattcaaattgatttttttataaagatGGTAATACCCTTTCCATTATCAAATGTAACTGTCTAGATTCTGGAATATGGTATCATAATGTTATAAGAGttgggaaaagaaaaatggataTTTACCAGACAATGAACAAATAGAACGTACTTTATGCCGCTTAAGGCGATGAAGAGATATATCTGTTGAGCGACTATAATTGAACCAAAAATGCAAGATGAACTTGTGGTGGGCCAATATCGGAGAGGATGTTGGTATATCATAAGATATAGACAATGGGCAACCACACTAGCAATGTCTtgtgatttattattttaagtTTGATTGCAAGTGAAAACTAGTATTAAGCAAAGGCCTCCAACAAAAGGGGTGTGGCTGAACTCACTGTTGAAAAAGGATGGGTGGAGTTTTGGCAAGCGGTAGATACTGCATTCTTTTGCCCTGTAGTTTGTACCTTGTGTTTTTGGAATttgtttgtgtttatttttgGTGCCTCCAGATGTCGTATATTTTTTGCACCTGGtatatcaatttatttatttatttgtttttagttCAGATAATTTTGAACTATAGGTTGCTAGCAGTCATGAATTATCTCCatattatgttattttcatAAGGATTGTGATCCTCCTTCGTCAGGTGTCACGGATTTCAGATGTGGTTTCTGTTGGTCAGAAGCTTTCTTTGATGTGCATAGGACAGGATGTTCGTGGTAACATTAAATTATCCCTTAAAGCAGCTTTGCCAAGACCAGGATCCGAGTTCAATAATCTGGTTGAAGGAAATGCTCCTACTGACAGAGAAACTCCCAACATTTGGGCATCGGCTGATAACATATCTGATGGAGGAGAAGAGCATAAATCTATGATAGAAGGGATTCCAAAGAGTAAACATGAACTAAGTGGGGAAAATGCTTCTGCCTCAACACCGACAATTTTGATTCGGAGTGCTGCGGAGTGTGATGAGGAGGAAAAATCTGCTGGTTTAAGTCGGAGTTCTAAAATCACCCCTAAACCTTATGATGCTTCAAAGAGGGATCATAAGCCGAAAACGTCGCCAACTGAAGCCTCTGAGCTTGATTCAGAGTCTTCCCTTTCTAATTTATTTCCATCTACAATAAAGAACAAATCAAACTTTTTGCAAAATAAAGCCAGTGCTAATTCAAATGATAAAGAAGCTGAAGCAGAGACTCCCATTACCGATAGAAGGCTTAAGATTGGAACCAAGGTTACTGCCAAGGTCTATGAAATTCGTGAACGAGGACTGGTTCTTGATTTGGGAGGTGGGATACTTGGAATGTATCGATTTGAGGTATCTTCTCCtcaattttcataattttaaagAGTGCTTGTCCCCTGACACAATCATTTGTGTAGACTAACAACCACAATAATagctcttctttctctcttttgcttTGGTTTAGGTCATACTAATTGTTAAACCAAACCGTTTGCGAAAACATCTTCTCTGTTCCTTTTGAACTTGATCTCTCCCATTTAGTAACTGATTGGCGATAATTCAATGCAGGCACTCAAATATGTTTATGCATTTGGACAGATTAACGTAGCCGCATGCATCTCTATCTTGCATTGCTTGAAataaaagcaataaaaaaattagCAAGTCTTAGTCCAAATGTTTGGAATCAGCTTCATAATTCCTTAGTAAATACATACTTAATAGTTGGTCTCATGGAtattatcttttattttcttctggTAAGTAGTGTCAACTGTCAAGATATGCTTTTGAGAGGTGCTTGATTTTTTTGGAAGTCCTCTTTTCCCTCTCAGCTCTTAGGGATGTGTTGGATTGGTTTGCTTTGGCTTTCAGCAAATGTTTCCATAGAGCctccattttttttcccctcttttcttACTCTGATTACTCATCTacatatagatagatatatttATCTGTTTATAtccataaatatatacatattaattTATTCATTAAGATGCATGAGGTTCTTAAAGACTTAGGTGCTGCATCTGGTTTATATGTTTTCCATATTAGTGTGAGTAAGTATTCCCTTATagctcgctctctctctctctcccctttgGCAAAATCAGATATGAAATGTTATCACATAAAAATGGTAAACTCCGTCCTTTGGACAGATCCCCACTTACTCTATTGTGACTGAAGATCCTTATGACTAGGAGAACCTTCTCTTTCTTTGGTTTTAAGAGTTGAAAGATCTAGATCCTTACTTACCTCTCCACCGTGtgtggtttgtttgtttgtgtgattGGAGATATAACACAATATCTTTCCTCTCTAACACAATATAGTTCTCTTTGCTTGTgcttctgtatttttttttctttttaaatttgtttaatGACATCAATGGTGTCAAATTCTAGTCAATCAATTCATTTTGTATTTCAGTTTCctcttaattatatatatctatccccccccccccttctctTCTTGCCTTTCCTCTGGCAACTTATAGCACAAATAAAATAGTTTTGTTTGTCATTTTTCATTTATCAgtgttattttgttttcctctaAATGTTGATGTCTACTCTGAAGCTTCACTCTAATGCTTGTTTTACTGAACTGAAGGATTCCCCCATCCAAGCCTTCTCCACGCCTTTTTCTCGGTGgtgaaaaattattgttttgattAAAATCTGACCCTCATTTTTTGGCCCTGCAGACAAATGGCAAGAAGGACTTTGAGGTGGGTGATGAACTCCGAGTTAAGTGTTCAAGTTTTTCTACCTCTGGAGTTCCTGTTGTGTCGTCAGTGGACGATGAATAGTTTCATATTGGCTGCCCGCCCAATCCCCTGGTTTACGTCAAAAGGATAAAGGCTAGAGGACGTGCTTTTTGATAGAATTCTTCTGCTCGTGGAGGGAATGATATGCAACTGGAAAATTGAGTGTGCATTTGGATGAGGcaccattatcatcatcaacctATTCCCTGATATGGCTTTGATTTAAGCAAGCTGTTTTGAGCATCCTAATCTTGGACATGGGAGCATCAAGTTCCCGTTTCTCAGATGGAAATCAGTTCTATGAAGACATCGTCGTGCTTTGGCAGTAGCTATCCTGCCAAATTGAAATGACCTTTTTTTAACACATTACTATTCCAACTCTAGCAGTAAAGTTCTGTTAGTCAGGTCTCTAATTTAtttgcatttcaagttttggcATTTCATTGTCGTTTTATTGATATGTAGTATTCTGCAAATGGATAATTAAATTCCATTGCGGTTTCAACTTGCAATCAAAGAAGGAAAGAGTATCGGTGGAGATGGAATTTGCCTTAATAAAATGTACATAGAAGGTACTTGTCCTTGGGTGGTGGCTGTTGACAGCAGATGTAGTAGGATTTCTGAGATATTCGGCAATAAAAAGTGTTTTTTTCATGCAACTCTTATACGCTCTACATGTACATGGCACATGGATATTTTGTCATTGTTTTGGGTTGCAATAAATTGTGGCATGTACAACCATAGAATGCTGTTAGCTAAGGTGAGCAATCACAATGGTTCCATTTTAAGAGGGCATGGATGTCTTTTGTTGTCTCTTTTAATGGGACATGAGAATAAAATGGCTCCAATGGTGATAATTTATTGTCTCTATTTTGTTGTGGACAACATGGGGGCATGAGACATGGTTGGCCTTCATGTTGGCCCTAACACATGGGTCCCATTTAAACCACATGCACAACtacatcaaaaatcaatattgggctCCACCTTTATTACACCAAATAGTaaatcaacaaatttacacAGTTTATGGGTAATGTATGAGAATTTGTATTTTGTCGATGTGATTGTATtttgttggtttgatttttgtgtaacaGATGTGGGGtccgatattgatttttgtgtaaaaaaGTGAGTGTGTGTGATGTGAGGCCCACCTGAGAGCAAAGTTATGGGCATCACATTTACCGTGTCTACATCCATGCCACACCAAAATTAAACCAACATATTGATATTGTTGGaacattaaaatttttattgacCCATTAGAATATCattttttgagattttgatGCCCTAACAAATTGCAACCATTGTAGTTGCTCAATACATATAACACTTCTTTTCCATTCTCAACCACCTTGGCAAAAACACGATTTCCAATGCTTTTTGTTGAGCTCAATAACAAACCACTTTAATCCAATCCTaatctttgacaaatcatatGAACCATGCGAAgataacttcttcttttttctttctttctttttaatgaGTATCTTGTGAAGACGTTGAGTGAGGACTGAGGATCAAGGTAGTGAAAACGTAAGATCGGATCAGAAGTGGAGAAGGGGTGTAAAATCAGAATCGCAaaatcgaatcgtaaaatcgtaagattttacatacAATGTAAAAATAAGCATATTTTTCAATGCTAAGACATGTAACAAGAATAACATAATGCAATAATAATTAGATAAGGCCATACATGTTCAACATGTTCAAAGTTCTAACAATCAAACATACTAAAAATTAAACACATGCTATATAAGCTCAATCTCATGTTCCAACAAccaaaatacaaacaaataaattaacacAAATCATCAAGATCATCATCTTCACCACTTCCACCTCCACCACTCCCATCATAttcatctccctctccctcctccatattcacattttcttctatatctttATCTTCAATTGGGTTGCCATCAAATTCAATTGTCATATCATGAATTGGGTCATTTCCAACTGGTTCAAAAATTTGAGCATTGACATCCTCATTAGGAGGAGGAACATCCACACCTCCCTCTGTGATCCACTCATCATCGGAACCAATATCTTCAAAGGTTGGCAACTCCACACTTCtaaatttcttattcttcaacTTGGAATTGTACATCACAAACACCATgtcattcatcttcttttggtGAAGACGATTCCTTTTCTTATTATGAACCTAAAACCACACAATGAATTAATTAAGAAGTATTGAAGTTCCTAACATTTAGcaaacaaacttaaaaaataaacttgAATCTTACCATCTCAAATGCACTCCAGTTACGCTTGCATCTAGAAGAGCTACAAATTAAGCTAATAGCAAATCTTTGAAGTTCGGGAACATCATCTCCATAAGTGTTCCACCAATCAGTAGGATGCTTTTCTCCAATGAATCCCTAGCATCACTCCTAGAAAACATACCTTGACCATGATGGAATATATCAAGTTGTGAGATTATTGTATTTCTATCATTTAGTTCCTTCACCAACGTATCCAAGCTATCAAACAACCCGTTTTTAACTTCCTTATCATTAGGGTTGAAGCTACGACGATAATGAATTCGGGGGTTTAGATAGTGGGTCGTAGCATGTAATGGCCTATGAAGTTGCTTAGTCCACCTCTCATCAATAATCTTCCAAATAGGCGTCTGACtacaatcaaaaaataaaataattagtattTGAAAAATTACAATGCATATGGTATGGAAAAATTACTAAATTTAATAACCTTCTTGCCAAATATGCCGTAGCAAACATAGTAACAGCAGGTCTAATAAAATCTCTCCCCTCAGTGAAGTGTTTCAACATGGAAATGAGCAATGTTCTTGAATATATGTATGTCGTTATCTTCCTACCTTGTTTGATAGTCATACGATGgaccttcaatttcttctcaaaATCCTCCAACATCAAGTCAATGCAATGTGCTGCACATGGTGTCCAAATAAATGTTTCCTCTTCTCCATCAACAATGAACTTGCCGCCTTAGAAGATGCATCATTATCAGTAATCACTTGCAAAACATTTTCTTCCCCAACTTCCTCAACAACCCTATCCAacatctcaaaaaaaatttgtgctgTTTTTGAAAAATCTGACGTGTCCAATGACTCCAAAAAGACGGTCCCTCTAGGACTGTTCACCAAGAAATTGCATATTGATCTTCTCTTTTTATCTGTCCAATCATCAGACATAATGCTATAACCTACTATTCTCCATTCAGCCTTATGTAGCTCAATGTAATCCCTTGTCTCCTTTACTTCCTCTTTGAGCATAGTCTCCCTAACTTCATGGTAAGAGGGAGCCTTAAGACCAAGACCATGTCTAGCTACCTCTTCAAACATTTTTGTGAACTCTGCACTTCTGACTGTGTTGAAAGGAATACCACACGTGTAAAGCCACCTCCCAATACTTCTACATGCACTTTTTCTCAAATCTTTCTTGAATAGCTCATTCATAGTCACTTGAGTAGAACTTTTCTTCcctttacccttatacatagtTGATGACATCCCAGTTTGAGACTCAGGTAGTGTTTCACTAACCGAGCTCCCAATTTAATGTTAACGCAACAACATCTTACTCTTTCTTTCCTTTGCTTCCGTACCATGAGACAAAATCTCCAACATTCTCTTCCTCACATCATCGGGTACACTTCGACAAGCTCCTACATTATCGTTTGTACAAGCAAGGTGATGCTTGAAACGAAATATACCCCCGCTGCTAATTTTAGCACAAAATTTACATTGCACCTTCTTTGCATCATGACCAACCTCAAAACCATATTCCCATCCTATATCATTTCTACTCCCCGAGCATTTTTCCTCCTACTACTTGCAGTTGCAGCTCCAAAACCAGAAGTTgacattttattaattaaaaatcaaataaaaataccTGCACACAAGAATAAACCAAAGCAGAACACAAGAGAGTACAACCAGTAAACATTAAGAACCAAAATAGCAGTGTAAATACAATTGTACAGAGTGATCGAGTAGCACTAGTAGagaataagaataagaagagaaCATAAATAAGTTATGCATACCAGAATAGTCGAGACTCGAGATGCAGAATAGTCGAGTAGATTGTAGAGTCAAGAGCAACTCCAGTACCATATCACCATCGCATACATCTCCAGGACCAGTCGTCGCAGTCGATCAAGTATTTTAGCCTTTTAGGGTTAGCAAGTGTCGCGAACGACAAAGACGATAGCTGTAATAGGGAGTTTTGGCTGTATAGGACCTTGGGCTGAGGTTGAATTGGGCTAGAAGAATAAAAATTGGCCTAAAACAAAAGGCCCAATCGAAAAACTTGGCTTATAAGGATAGAAAACAAAATCGTTAAAATCATATGTAAAATCGCGATTTCAACGATTTCATCGAGTTTGCGCTCGATCTGCATCGATCTTGATGTGGCAACGAGTTTACCACTATTCTACTCGAAATCTTAGGCAAGATCGAGCGATTTTACGAGTAAAAGCGTAATTTTGACTACCTTGCTGAGGATATTCCTCTTTTAAGATGGATCAATTTGGCAAGATTCCACTTGAATAGCTATATGTGAGATTAGGTGTACACACGAACCTAGTTTGAGCTCGAACACATAGTTAGCTTAGGCGAGCAATCACAATGGTTCCATTTTAAGAGTGCATGGATGTTTTTTGTTGTCTCTTTTAATGGGACATGGGAATAAAATGGCTCCAATGGTGGTAATTTATTGTCTCTATTTTGTTGTGGACAACATGGGGGCATGAGACATGGTTGGCCTTCATGTTGGTCCTAACACATGGATCCCATTTAAACTACACTCATAACTACATCAAAGATCAATATTGGGCTCCACCTTTATTACACCAAACAGTaagccaacaaatttacacAATTTATGGATAATGTATGgggatttgtgttttgttgatatgactgtattggggtatgtgttttgttgatgtggctaaaccaacaaaatgtattgatacaatggtgtaaatttgcttgttgatttttgtataatagagtGGGGTccgatatttattttttgtgtaaaaaTGTAAATGTGCGCCCTGTGGGGTCTACCTGAGAACAAAGTTATGGGCATGACATTTGCCATGCCTACATCCATGCCACACCAAAATTAAGCCAACATATTGATATTGTTGgaacatgaaaatttttattaactCATTAGAATATCATTTTTTTGTCATCGATGCCCTAACAAATTGTAGCCATTGTAGTTGCTCAATACATATAACACTTTTTTTCCATTCCCAACCATCTCGGCTAAACACGATTTCCAATGCTTTTTGTTGACCCCAATAACAAACCACCTTAATCCAATCTTaatctttgacaaatcatatGAACCATGcgaagataattttttttttctttcaatgagTATCTTGTGAAGACGTTGAGTGAGGACTGAGGATATTCCTCTTTTAAGACGGATCAATTTGGCAAGATTCCACTTAAATAGCTATATGTGAGATTAAGTCTACACACGAACCTAGTTTGAGCTCGAGCTACACGGTTCGAGTTCATACTTATCGAGCTCGAGCTCGAATTCAAGCTTATAATTATTTGGTTCAAAAACTCAAGAGCTGGCTCGATTTTAATAtattgatattatatatatatatgtataatattaCGTAATAGATCTatcataattaaaattaaattataatattagtaataaaataagaaaaaaagctCAGAATATAACTTGAGCTCGTGAGATCAAAAATTTTGGCGAGCTCACTCGAGCTTTTGGATACACGTTTCAAGCCAAGTTCGAACTCGAGCCTCTCCTAAATAACTTGGGCTGAGCTTGAATAGCCAAAAGTTCGGCTCGACTGTAGCTCTATGTGAGACCCATTATTCATGCAAGGGGAAAGGAAGTAAACCATTTATTATGGTTGGACAGTTCGTAAACCTTAAATATTGCATTAACTTGTGTACGACTTGCGTTCTAATAAAGTTCTTAAGAATAAATTATTAATCTAATTGGTTAAGAGGGAGTATTTCCTTTTTAGAAGTCGTGGATTTAATTTTTACATAACCTTTATTTGAAATGTGTTTGCTTGACTAGTATAATTTGCGGATTATTTGGGTGTtttcaagtaataaaaataatttaaaaaaattgtctacaaaaaaaaaaaaaaaaaaaaaaaagagaaatgaagTTATTTCTGTTGAATAGATTGGTTTTGCCACCTCTCTTATGCCATTTCATGCAACTAGATTTAAAACCACAgcttgaaaccctaaaaataacTCCAAAAGGTCCAAGCCCATGGCACCACTAAAATTACAAAATGCAAAAAACagtttctctctcctcctctcatGGCaccttctcttctttccttGATCTTCCTCCTCATGACATTCTCCATCAATTCCTCCCATGCCAACCCAAGAACCGACGTCGTTGCACGCATGTGTGGGGATGTTCATGTACAAAATGTCTCCAACTACTTCACATACTTTGCAGATATATTGAAGTACATGGAAGAAGTAATCCCCCGGAATAAGGTCGCCATAAAAGAAGCAGGGGTTGCGCCGGACAAATTGTATGTGCTTGCTCAATGTATGGATGATCTGACTTCAAAGGACTGTGAAACCTGTTTTAACCAGATTAATACTCTCATGTCTGGTTGTTTTCCTTCTACCGGTGGTCGTGTTTTTCTTGATGGGTGCTTTATGAGAGCTGAGAATTATAGTTTCTATTTGGAAGACACGGGACCTCTTGATTCTAAGGTGATTTTATTCTTCTTCCATGTCTTCTCTTCTggatttttatcttttttgacTTGGAATCATTCCAAAAGGGATTGGTTGATTGAATTTTGGGAGGTGGATTGAAGAAGCTAGGGTTTGAATTTAGGATTTTTGACCCCAAAAGTTTAAACATTTGGGATTTGGTGAATTTAATCATTCGGTAAGATTTAACAAAATTAATCATTTGTGTATGTAAGGAGTTTGTATATGTTATCGATGCTGCAAGTCTGCAACTGCTGACATTTCAttatcatcaccaccaccaccataagTGCTTACGAAGAAACTCAAACTGGTCACAGAACATGCAAAATGAATTGTGTTTATATAATAGGAAAATGGAACAAAGCAAAATGTTTGGATATATTCTTCATAGGTTACAAAAACGAAAATGGCTTCAGTGTCCGAAACCATTTCCATTCGTCTATATTGATGTCATGTCTGATAGAGTGATAGATCTTAGATTCCTTTATGCAATTTTGTCCTTTGTATTTCGCCAGTCTCTACATGCTATATAAAGTGACTTCttgttgttttaatttttaacataTCATTGTATTTTTAAGTAGAGATGTAGCAGCGATAAAGACATAAGGAAGGAATTCAAGAACGCAGTAAGGAAAGTGATTTCTAAGATGCTAAGGACAGCATCAGCT
Coding sequences:
- the LOC120008461 gene encoding uncharacterized protein LOC120008461; this translates as MVHNKKRNRLHQKKMNDMVFVMYNSKLKNKKFRSVELPTFEDIGSDDEWITEGGVDVPPPNEDVNAQIFEPVGNDPIHDMTIEFDGNPIEDKDIEENVNMEEGEGDEYDGSGGGGSGEDDDLDDLC